CAGCGAGGCGGCGCCCTTCGAGCGACCGTCCCACGCGCCTCTGAACGCGCTCCTCGGCGAGCACGTGCGGGCGGGCGGCGTCGACTACGACGAGCTGGCCCGCGACGGGCGGCTGGACCGCTACGTGGCCACGCTCGCGACCTGGGGACCGGAGTCGGCGCCGGGCGATTTCCCGACCGAGGCGTCGCGGCTCGCCTACTCCATCAACGCCTACAACGCGCTCGTGCTCTTCGCGGTGAAGCGGGCCTGGCCGATCGGCTCCGTCCACGACGTGCGCGGCCTGCTCGAGCCGAAGGCGGGGTTCGGCTTCTTCTGGGCGCAGCTCTTCCGGCTCGACGGGCGCTGGTTCAACCTCTACGACCTCGAGCACGACGTCCTCCGAGGAGGCTTCGAGGACGCGCGGATCCACGCCGCGATCGTCTGCGCCTCGGGGTCCTGCCCCACCCTCTCGGCCGAGGCCTATCTGCCCGACACGCTCGACGCGCAGCTCGACGTGGCGATGCGTGACTTCACGTCGAACCCGCGGCACGTGCGCGTGGACGACGCGACCGAGCGCATCACGCTGAGCGCCATCTACGACTGGTTCGAGGAGGACTTCGAGGCGGAGGCGAGGCGGCGGGGCGTAGGCGACAGCGTCCTCGACGCGATCGCCCACTTCGCCGACGAGCGCACTCGCGACTCGCTGCGCCGCGCCCGCGCGGCGGGATACAC
This window of the Sandaracinaceae bacterium genome carries:
- a CDS encoding DUF547 domain-containing protein, giving the protein MKLTLAIVVGLIALVAALAYALRLRRVRSEAAPFERPSHAPLNALLGEHVRAGGVDYDELARDGRLDRYVATLATWGPESAPGDFPTEASRLAYSINAYNALVLFAVKRAWPIGSVHDVRGLLEPKAGFGFFWAQLFRLDGRWFNLYDLEHDVLRGGFEDARIHAAIVCASGSCPTLSAEAYLPDTLDAQLDVAMRDFTSNPRHVRVDDATERITLSAIYDWFEEDFEAEARRRGVGDSVLDAIAHFADERTRDSLRRARAAGYTVVYRDYDWSVNLPHDDGA